A region of Tigriopus californicus strain San Diego chromosome 7, Tcal_SD_v2.1, whole genome shotgun sequence DNA encodes the following proteins:
- the LOC131883159 gene encoding uncharacterized protein LOC131883159, translated as MGHFQVLMVLTSLGALSGTSHWAIASPSARRANLFSLKAPARGVKMTRVIKPRYGRSLEDEPSAAFDDATVKKRSASADPVYPYGGYQFQSNAYRHGRPGQQRSHFYNTHLDSIIYRHFVPHELGKRSAAPPPSYRGFAYRANSSLQNKKTPQARSKKVG; from the exons ATGGGTCACTTTCAG GTCCTCATGGTGCTCACCTCCTTAGGGGCCTTAAGTGGCACATCGCATTGGGCCATTGCCTCGCCCAGCGCCCGACGGGCCAATCTGTTCAGCCTGAAGGCCCCCGCCCGGGGTGTGAAAATGACTCGGGTGATCAAGCCCAGATATGGAAGATCGCTTGAGGACGAACCTTCAGCAGCGTTTGATGATGCCACCGTAAAGAAACGTTCAGCTTCCGCAGATCCTGTCTATCCTTATGGCGGCTACCAGTTCCAAAGCAATGCTTATCGCCATGGTCGACCGGGCCAACAAAGATCACATTTCTACAACACGCATTTGGATTCCATTATTTACCGGCACTTTGTACCGCACGAGTTAGGTAAACGCTCAGCTGCTCCTCCGCCAAGTTATCGGGGTTTCGCTTACCGAGCCAATTCCTCTCttcagaacaaaaaaacaccCCAAGCTCGATCGAAGAAAGTGGGTTAA